In Oscillospiraceae bacterium, the genomic window GCGTTGCGCAGAAGTCCGACGCCAAGATCACGGCGATGGGCGAATACACCTACGCAATCGCCACAACCGGTGCTGACACCGGCAAGGGCTTCTCGGTCGGCAAAGTGACCAAGGTCGAGAAGAAGGGCACCATCACAATCACCAACTATTGGGACAACACCCGCGGCATGAACAATGCAGCATCCGGTCTGTCCAACTACAACAAGGCGATCACAGTTCTCGCAGTCCGTATCCCGGCAGGCGCAACAGTTGCGGTATCTGCTCCGGCAGCCGGCGTAGAAGCGAATGTGGTCGGACTTGAATACGGCACATTGGGCCTGAATACGGTCGACGGTCTGGTTGACGCGTATGTGACGATCGAGTATTCCACAATCGGCGACACGACCTTCACACTGACAGTCAACTATGACGACGGCCCGAACGACGGCGTCAAGGGCTACACCGGCTTCAGCAGAAGCTGGGATGTCAAGACGACGTGGGTTGTCAGAACATCCGCTGATCCCGACACGACGAATGCTGCATCCGTGGCTTACAACAAGTTCACGAGCACACTGGGCAAGACCCTGACGCCGGCAGCGGCCGTCATGCCGTCCAACCCGAATGAAGCTCAGGTAAAGAGCTCCTCTCCGTCCGTGGCCCCGACATCCACCCCGTCCGCGACAAGCACCCCGGCGATGGGCAATCCGTTCAACGCGATTGCGTATATCATCACCATCGGCGCTTCCGCGATCGGCGGCATCTCCACCCTGGTCATCCGTAAACGCAAGTAAGCTAAAGCTTCCTTGCGTTCTGAAGAATTCCTCTGACGAGCAATTCTTCTCACGCAAGTAACTGCTCATCATTTGCGCTCTGAAGAATTTCCCTGACGGGCAATTCTTCCCGGATTAAAAAAAAGAGGCCCCCCGGTGAAAACCGGGGGGCCTTTCCCTTTCTGCGAAAGCTGCGGGGGACTTTTGCGATTATGAAATGATTCGAATGAATACTGTGTTGACATTTATTTGCCGAATGGGTATAATAAAAAACATCGAAAGGTGGCTCGGGCAAATGGAAAAAAAGAAGCTCAATCCGAAAAAACGCACCTTAATTGCGGTTGAACTTCTTGAGCAGCGTTATCCGGAAGCAGTTTGCTCGCTTGATTATGAGGAACCTTTCCGGCTGATGGTCAGCGTCCGGCTCTCGGCGCAGTGCACCGACGAGCGGGTAAATCTGATCGCGCCCGTATTATTTAAAAAGTATCCGACAACACAAGATTTCGCAAAAGCCGATCAGACTGAACTGGAAAAATATATTTTTTCATGCGGTTTTTATCACTCCAAGGCAAAAGACATCATCGGCGCGGCAAATGCGGTTCTTGAAAAGTTCGACGGAAAAATTCCCGATAATATGGAGCAGCTGCTGAGTATACCGGGAGTCGGCCGGAAAAGCGCCAACCTTCTCTTGGGCGATATTTACAAAAAACCCGCCGTGGTGGCGGACACGCATTGCATCCGGATTTCGAACCGTCTGGGACTTTGCAAAAAGACAGATCCGTATAAAGTGGAAATGGTGTTAAAAGATATTTTACCGCCCGAAAAAAGCAACGATTTCTGCCATCGGCTGGTCCTGTTCGGCAGGGAGATCTGTACGGCGCGTTCGCCGAAATGCCTTGAATGCCCGCTTTTTGAAATCTGTGAAAACAAACCGGTACCGGAAAACGGCCGGAGAAGCAAAGAAAGGGAGAACTGAATGAAAACCCTTTTAAAAAGAACGATTATTGTAACAATTGCGCTGGTTATTCTATCGGCAATGACTGCCGGCTGCGCGAAGACCCCGGTGAAGGAAGTTGTCGACGGCATCGATGCCGCCTTTACGGACGAAGTCGGAACCACCGCAGTCCCGGTCGGACGGACGGAACTTTCAAAAGAGGATTTTTTGGCGAAAACCGGCCTGAACGACGCTGATATCAGGGACTATTACGGCGTTGTCAGTTCCGACGACGGCTACTGCGACCGCATCATCGCCGTGCGCGTTTCCAAAAATTCAATTGAAACGGTGAAGGCGGGCCTCACGAAGATGAAAACCGATTTGACGGCATATTACCGTTCTTATTCGGTCAACGGTTCTTACCAGCGCGCAAAAGCTTCTCAGATTATTGAACGCGGCGACTGCTTGTTTTATGTCTGTCTGGGTTTGATGCCGACCGATACCGACGCGCCGCTGGAATTCGGGATCGATCTGGATTTGGCGGTCAAAATAATCGATACATATTACCCGCCGGAAAATGCAAAGTAAGTGAAAATTGTAATGTTTAAAATGTAAAAAGTATTTGGATAAAAACAACCCCTGCTGCCGATTATATTAGGCAGCAGGGTTTTGTAATTTACGGGGATAATTTCAACGGAGCGACGAGGGCGTCGCTCCCTGCGAAAAGTTGAACGTTCTCACTCCATGCTGTGCCAGTAATCGGTGACGTCGTCGTTTTCGTCGAGCGCATCGGTCAACCGGTTGAGCTTTATAAGCGCCTCTTCGTCGGTGACTTTTGTATAAGTCGTCGGGATGTAGGCCGTCTCTTCGGACTCGAGTTTATATCCCGCTTTTTGCAGAGCGGCGCCGACGGTTTCGAG contains:
- a CDS encoding DUF4358 domain-containing protein — protein: MKTLLKRTIIVTIALVILSAMTAGCAKTPVKEVVDGIDAAFTDEVGTTAVPVGRTELSKEDFLAKTGLNDADIRDYYGVVSSDDGYCDRIIAVRVSKNSIETVKAGLTKMKTDLTAYYRSYSVNGSYQRAKASQIIERGDCLFYVCLGLMPTDTDAPLEFGIDLDLAVKIIDTYYPPENAK
- the nth gene encoding endonuclease III, whose amino-acid sequence is MEKKKLNPKKRTLIAVELLEQRYPEAVCSLDYEEPFRLMVSVRLSAQCTDERVNLIAPVLFKKYPTTQDFAKADQTELEKYIFSCGFYHSKAKDIIGAANAVLEKFDGKIPDNMEQLLSIPGVGRKSANLLLGDIYKKPAVVADTHCIRISNRLGLCKKTDPYKVEMVLKDILPPEKSNDFCHRLVLFGREICTARSPKCLECPLFEICENKPVPENGRRSKEREN